The Gemmatimonadaceae bacterium nucleotide sequence GTACGTCGCGCCGCCAGCGGCCACGTCGACGGCCAGCGCCGCCATTGGATGCGACGGGCGCGTCACCCAGCGCTGCAGCGCCGCCACCACCGCCAGCATCGTGAGCGACGCCACCGTCGGTGTGATCAGGCTCGCGAAGAAGGTGCTCGTGCGCACGTCGAGACGCCGCAGCACCAGCCGCATCGGCCAGGCCGCCATCGCCGGCGCCGCCACCAGCCATACCAGCGCCACCGACGCCAGGCTCGAGTACCGCGCCGCCAGGTAAAAGCAGGGCGGCAGGATCAGCAGCGCGAACACCGGCACACGATTCACGTCACGGGCCATGCGCAGCGCCGAGGCGGCGTTCGTCATCACGGAGCTCAGTGCCTGGATCAGCGCGTAGCAGATCAGCAGCTTGAGGGGCAGGATCGCCGGCTGCCACTTGGCACCGAAGAGCAGCGGGATGGCCTCGTCCGCCACCGCGATGATGCCGATGAACACCGGGAAGATCACCAGCGCCAACCCTTCCGTCATCAGCAGCAGGTACTTCCGCAGCTTGGCGAGGTCCTCGGCGATGGCCGAGAAGAAGGGCAGGAGCGCCGCCGTCACCACATTCACCAGCTTCTCGCCCGGCAACGTCGCGATGTTCCAGGCGAACTGGTACTGGCCCGCCACCGTCGTGCCCACCGCCCGCCCCACCATCACCACGTCCGCATCGAGGTAGGTCAGCCACGCGATGCGCCCGACCACGATGTGCCGTGCATACGCGAGCATCTCGCGCAGCGGCGCCAGCCGCACGCGCGTGAACGGCACCCGCACCGCGTGATTGGACAGCGCCGCCTGCACCAGCGCCCCCGACAGCGCCGCCAGTGGCAGCGACCAGACCCGGAATCCGCTCAGCGCGAAGGCCGCCACGCCAAGCGTGTTCACCAGGGAGCGGGAGAATTCGATGCGCGCCACGGTCCGGAAATCCAGCCGCAGCTGCAACAGGGCCATCGGCACGGCCGAGAAGCCCTGCGCGAGCACCAGCAGCCCACCCACCGCCAGCAGGGGCGCCAGTTCCCGGTCGCGCATGAAGGCCGCCGCCGGGATCGCCCCGAGCGCGATCAGGGCGCTGCCCCCCAGCGTCAGCAGCACCACCAGCGTGTGCAGGGAGCGCTGCTTCGCCAGCCCTTCGTCGCGCAGCGCCAGCATGGTCGACGCGATGCCGAATTCCGAGAGCGAATAGACCCAGCTGCTCACGACGCTCACCAGCCCTGCCCACCCGTACTCTCGGGTGGTCAGCAGGCGCGCCATGTACAGGGTCACCGACCAGGCGATGATCTGGGAGCTCCACCGCGCGGCCGCGATCCAGATCACGCCACGGGCCAGCACGACGCTGTTCGGCGTGGTCGCGGCGGACGCGATCGCCGGCGGCACCGGCAGCGCCGTGCTCAGTCTCTCCCCCGGTGCGGGCGGGGGATCATCCGAGGGGGGCTGTGGTGCTGGCTCAGGAGACGGGTCGGGCGCGGAGTCGGACGTCACGCCACCAGCGGGCATCACCAGACGTCCCACTGCCCGCGCAGACCGTTCAGGGAGGCTTTCACGAGTGCTGCATTCAGGGAAATCACCCACGAGACGAGCGGCATGACCCGCCGCCGGACGGGCGGCAGCAGGCAGGCGCCCAGGCCAGCGGCGACAGAGTAGAAGCCGGCCTGCAACATCGCGGGGCTGGCTGATGCCGCAAGCACCGCGGCACCCGAGACTGCAGCGCCTGCTGCCAGCCACGGACTGGCCAGGCGCAGAAGCTTATGATTTACTAATTGAAACCAAACGGGATTGCGCACCGGCAGCAACAGGGCCGGCAGCCAGGCCACCAACTGGAAGTTTCCCGTGAGGGTGCGCACCTTCCGCACCTTCTCGCCGGCCGCGTCGGTCCGGCGTGCGTCCCACGCCCTGGCATGCAGGGTGTAGGCCACCCGGTGGCCGTCCATGACCTGCTGCATCGGCACGAAGACGTCGTCGAGGATCAGCCCGGTGCGCATCGGCACCCAGGCCCGGCGCCACATGGCGTAGATCGAGCCGCTGACGCCGATCGTGGAGTGCAGGCGCGCCTCGGCTGACCGGAGCGCTCGCTCCGCCGCCCAGTACCACTCCACCGGTGACCGGCGCGCGCCCGGACGGTCGCCGGGCAGGTAGAGGGCACCACCCACGACGGTCACGCGCGGGTCCGCGGCCAGCGCCGCCACGAGCGCCATCACGGCACCCGGCTCGAAGCGCTGCTGGGTGTCGGTGAACACCAGCACCTCGCCGGTGGCGGAACGCACGCCGGCATTCACGCTGGAGGCCTTCCCGCCGCCCGGATCCCCGTCGATCACCGTGACGCGGGCACCGGCAAGCGTTCCCAGCTCCGCCCGCAGGGGGGCGCCCACGCTGGCGTCGACACAGACGACCACGTTCAGGAGCGCCGGCGGATAGTCGGACTCGAGCAGGTTGGTGACGCGCTCGGACACAGCGCTGCGGGACTCACGCGTGGCCACCACGACCGTCACGGTCGGGAGCGGAACGGGCGGCGGTGGCGTGCGGCGGCGCGGCAGCAGCCGCGCCAGCACCAGCATCAGCAGCGGATACCCGAACCATCCCCAGGCGAGCAATCCACCGCAGGTGAGCAGCACCACCCAGCCCGCACTCACGACGGCGCCCTCACGGGGCTGGCCGCCGACCCATCACTCAATGCGCGCCTTTGCGCCCGATCATGACGAATGGCGTGCTGGCCATGATCCTGAGATCCATCCACAGCGACCGACCGGCGATGTACTCCAGGTCGAGCGCGACCTTGTTCTTCACGTCCTCGATGGAGCTGTCGTACGCCTGGTTGATCTGCGCCCAGCCCGTGATGCCGGGCTTCACGCGCTGGCGCAGGTGGTAGTTCTCCACCTGCGTGCGCAGCGAGAGGAAGATGCTCGGCCGCTCCGGGCGGGGGCCCACCACGTTCATCTCCCCCCGCACCACGTTCCAGAGCTGCGGCAGCTCGTCGAGGCGGGTCTTGCGGAGGAGCTCACCGATCGCCGTGATGCGCGGGTCGTTCTTCGATGCCCAGACGGCCTCACCCGGCACCTCGGCATCGACCCGCATCGAGCGGAACTTGTAGATCGTGAACACCCGGCCGCCCAGGTCCTCCTCGCGGCGCGTCTTCTGGCGATCGCCGCGGAAGGCGCGACGATCCAGCCCGACACGCGTCTGCGTGTAGAACACGGGGCCGGGGCTGGTGAGCTTGATCAGCAGCGCGATCACGAGCACACACGGGGCCAGCAGCACCATCGCCGTCGCCGCAACGGTCACGTTCAGGGCGCGGTGCATCCATTCCGGGTGCAGCGAGCTCCGCTCCTCGCCCGGCACCGCCACGACCCGACCGGAACGCGCAGAGACATCGCCATCGTCCGGCGACGGCCAGCCCGTGGCCGTCCCGCCGAACGCGTCGCGCAATGCTGCGATCCGACCCGCCATGTGTGCCGCACTCGGTACCGTTGAGCCCACGCCAGCCTCGTCGATGCTGTGAACTGTGATGTCGTCGCTCAACGACGCGACAGGGAGATCAGCGAGACGAGCACACCGATCCCGCCGGAGATTGCCCACACCAGCTGCAGGTAGTTGTTCGGCTTCTTCTCGTTGACGAGCAACTCGTCACCGGCGCGGATGTCGGCCTGGTCGAGCGTCATGCCGGCGCGGAAGATGACGTTCAGGCTGTCCGCCTCCACAAGCACATCCGAGCCACGCTTCACCTTCGACTTGCCGATGCGCGCCATGCTCGTCAGCCCGCCCGCGCTGGTGACGACGTCGGACACCGCCGCGTCACCGCGCACCGTCACGAACCCCGGTCGCCCGACACCGCCGGTGACCAGCAGGCGGACCAGCGGCTGCGTCCGGATCTGCGGACGCTGGATGTAGCGCTTCACCTGGGCCACGAGCGCCGAGTCGGCTTCGGACCGCAGCACGCCGCGCAGGCTGAATGCCGGCATCGTCGCCAGGATGACTTCCTGCCCCGCGCGCACCGACACCGTGTCGCGGAACGGCTCCTCGCCACCGAACAGCTCCACGACGAGGCGATCGCCCGGGTAGAAGTCCCCGACCTTGAGCCGCTCACGGACCGCTGCCGCTTCCGCCGACTTGCCCGCCGCCTCGAGCAACGTCGCCACCGAATCCAGGTGGTGCCGCGTGCGATAGAGCGTCGGATCCGACTGCTGCGCACCGCTCACACCTGCCGCGCCGGCCAGGCCGATCAGGACCAGCAGACCGCGACCGGCCACGCGGGAAAACTTCAGGGACAGAGTTCGCATCGGGTTCCATGCACTGCACCAGTCGTGCTCATTCAGTGCAATGCTCGAGTTCGGATGAAAGACGTTGAAAAACAAAGAGTTAGCCAATCTGATATACCATTCGACACCGCCGCGCCTGGCCCGCATGTGGTGCACAGACCACATCCCTTCCGTGCAGCGATCCAACACCCGGCACGAACGGATCTACGATACCACAGCGTGCGGTTGGCACATACTGCGGACGCTGATCCGTTACCTCCTGTAACGCAGCGACCTTACCGGAACTCCCAACCTACTGTGTCCGGGCGTCCGGGACACCTGTTTCACGACAGGAACCGGTGCGATTCCGTGCGTTCGCGCAGTGGCCCGCTCACATCCGCTGCACCGCCGTCACGTGCATCGGAAATGTTGCGCGACTACCGCAGGTGCCGGGGCACGGGATCCGGACGCTGGGACCTAAACGTTTGCCCTTCAACGCTTTACGACGCGCGATCACCCCCGCACACATCCTGCGGTCGTTCGACTGGAACGTCCGTCACCTTCCCGCCCAGCCATGTTCAGCACGTCTGCCCCAGCCGAAGCCTCCGCCAAACCCCCGATCATCGTCGTCGGGGTCGAGCAGGAGTGGGCAGCGCGGTCACTCGAGTCGGTGCTCGGTCCGCGCGGCTTCGCCGTCGTGCGCGCATACTCAGGCCGGCAGACACTCGACCTCGCGGAAGTCGCCGCGCCGGACGTGGTGCTGATCGATTCCCGACTCCCCGACATGGACGGCGTGGACGTCTGCCGAGCCCTGCGGCAGGAGCGGCGTGTCGGCGCCCACGTCCCGGTGGTGCTCACCACCTCCGGACCGGCCCCGCGCGAATTCGTGCGAAACGCCTACCTCGCCGGAGCCTGGAGCGTCTGGGAGCAGCCGCTCGACGGCGAACTGCTGGTGCTTCGCCTGCTCACGTGGGTGGATGCCAAGCGCGTGGTGGACGAAGCCGAACGGGTCAGCCTGGTGGACGTCGATTCCGGGCTGTACACGTACAGCGGCCTGCACCGACGCGCCCGTGAGGTGATGTCCGATGCGGCCCGGCGCCACACCCCGGTCTCCTGCATCGCCGTCGCGCCGGTGATGCTCCGCTCGGCCACCGGCACGGAGGAGATCCCGGTGCCGGTGCGCGTCGCGAACGACATCGCCCGGATGGTTGCCGGCACCGCGCGTGGCTCGGACGTGGTCGGTCGGATGGGTTCTGCCGAGTTCGCCATCGTGGCTCCCATGACGGAACTCACCGGTGCGGTGGAGATGGTCGAGCGCCTGCGCGACCGGATCGCCACCCTCCCGCCGGTCCTGGCCGACGGCCGCGCCGCACGCGTCGCGTTGCGCGCCGGCCTGGTGACCATCGCCGATCCGGGTATCGAGCTCCGCGACAGCAGCGATCTGCTGGTGCGGGCCTCCACCGCCCTCCGCTACGCGCAGTCGTCCCGCGCGCCGGGCGTTCGCACCTTCGACGAGGTCCCGGCAACGTTCGTCTGACCGGCCGACGCCGGCGCCCAGCCGGAAACGAGGAGGCCCCGGGCCCGCGATCGGAATCGCGGCGCCCGGGGCCGTCGTCATGCCGACTCCGGCTGTGTCAGGAGGCCTTCGACCCGCCACCGCCCGAGAGGCGCGGCTTCGACTTCCGCTGCCGCGGCGCGATCGGCTCGTCGTCGTCACTTCCCGCGTCGGCCGAGTTGTAGCCCTCGAGGTAGTGATAGTACTGGAACACGCCCTTCGGCTCGATGCCGTTGAGCACCGCGCCCAGCGGGCGGATCGGCAGGCGATCCATCGTCTCGAGCTTGTTGATCGCCATCTTG carries:
- a CDS encoding SLBB domain-containing protein; amino-acid sequence: MAGRGLLVLIGLAGAAGVSGAQQSDPTLYRTRHHLDSVATLLEAAGKSAEAAAVRERLKVGDFYPGDRLVVELFGGEEPFRDTVSVRAGQEVILATMPAFSLRGVLRSEADSALVAQVKRYIQRPQIRTQPLVRLLVTGGVGRPGFVTVRGDAAVSDVVTSAGGLTSMARIGKSKVKRGSDVLVEADSLNVIFRAGMTLDQADIRAGDELLVNEKKPNNYLQLVWAISGGIGVLVSLISLSRR
- a CDS encoding response regulator, with product MFSTSAPAEASAKPPIIVVGVEQEWAARSLESVLGPRGFAVVRAYSGRQTLDLAEVAAPDVVLIDSRLPDMDGVDVCRALRQERRVGAHVPVVLTTSGPAPREFVRNAYLAGAWSVWEQPLDGELLVLRLLTWVDAKRVVDEAERVSLVDVDSGLYTYSGLHRRAREVMSDAARRHTPVSCIAVAPVMLRSATGTEEIPVPVRVANDIARMVAGTARGSDVVGRMGSAEFAIVAPMTELTGAVEMVERLRDRIATLPPVLADGRAARVALRAGLVTIADPGIELRDSSDLLVRASTALRYAQSSRAPGVRTFDEVPATFV
- a CDS encoding glycosyltransferase yields the protein MSAGWVVLLTCGGLLAWGWFGYPLLMLVLARLLPRRRTPPPPVPLPTVTVVVATRESRSAVSERVTNLLESDYPPALLNVVVCVDASVGAPLRAELGTLAGARVTVIDGDPGGGKASSVNAGVRSATGEVLVFTDTQQRFEPGAVMALVAALAADPRVTVVGGALYLPGDRPGARRSPVEWYWAAERALRSAEARLHSTIGVSGSIYAMWRRAWVPMRTGLILDDVFVPMQQVMDGHRVAYTLHARAWDARRTDAAGEKVRKVRTLTGNFQLVAWLPALLLPVRNPVWFQLVNHKLLRLASPWLAAGAAVSGAAVLAASASPAMLQAGFYSVAAGLGACLLPPVRRRVMPLVSWVISLNAALVKASLNGLRGQWDVW
- a CDS encoding sugar transferase; the protein is MAGRIAALRDAFGGTATGWPSPDDGDVSARSGRVVAVPGEERSSLHPEWMHRALNVTVAATAMVLLAPCVLVIALLIKLTSPGPVFYTQTRVGLDRRAFRGDRQKTRREEDLGGRVFTIYKFRSMRVDAEVPGEAVWASKNDPRITAIGELLRKTRLDELPQLWNVVRGEMNVVGPRPERPSIFLSLRTQVENYHLRQRVKPGITGWAQINQAYDSSIEDVKNKVALDLEYIAGRSLWMDLRIMASTPFVMIGRKGAH
- a CDS encoding oligosaccharide flippase family protein; translated protein: MPPAIASAATTPNSVVLARGVIWIAAARWSSQIIAWSVTLYMARLLTTREYGWAGLVSVVSSWVYSLSEFGIASTMLALRDEGLAKQRSLHTLVVLLTLGGSALIALGAIPAAAFMRDRELAPLLAVGGLLVLAQGFSAVPMALLQLRLDFRTVARIEFSRSLVNTLGVAAFALSGFRVWSLPLAALSGALVQAALSNHAVRVPFTRVRLAPLREMLAYARHIVVGRIAWLTYLDADVVMVGRAVGTTVAGQYQFAWNIATLPGEKLVNVVTAALLPFFSAIAEDLAKLRKYLLLMTEGLALVIFPVFIGIIAVADEAIPLLFGAKWQPAILPLKLLICYALIQALSSVMTNAASALRMARDVNRVPVFALLILPPCFYLAARYSSLASVALVWLVAAPAMAAWPMRLVLRRLDVRTSTFFASLITPTVASLTMLAVVAALQRWVTRPSHPMAALAVDVAAGGATYLLTLLVVFPTRVRWMIDAVNAVRASRRATG